The sequence GTCGGGCAGGATGCGGGCCCCGAGCGCCGAAAGGGCCGCCGCGGCCACCGTGTCGTCCGTGACGACCACCACATCGCGCACCCCCGGGCAGGCCAGCGCCGCGGCCACGGTGTCCTGGGCGAACGCGAGGGCCAGCCGGGGCCGCAGCAGCTCGCCCGCCGCCCGCCCCAAGCGGCTCTTGGCCCGTGCGAGCGGCTTCAGCGGGACGACCAGTGACCAGGACCCGGTCAGGTCGGTGTTCGTGGCGATCTCCCCCTCCGTACGCGTCAGGACATATTCTCGCCTGCCGGTACGACAACCCGGAGGGGCGGTCCCGAAGGTGAGGCGTACGGTGTTCTCGACACAGCAGGGGCCTGGGGCCAGACTTGACCGTCAGTAGCCAGGCAGCAGTAGGTCAGGTAATAGAGGAAGGTGTCCGAGTGTCCCGCCGCAGAATCGGCTTTTGGTACCGCCTGGCGGCGTTCATCGCCAAACCGCCATTGGTGGTTCTGTTCAAGCGTGACTGGCGGGGAACGGAACACATTCCGGCCGACGGCGGATTCATCACGGCGGTCAACCACAACTCGTATCTGGACCCGCTCTCGTACGGACATTTCCAGTACAACACCGGCCGGGTGCCGCGGCTGCTGGCGAAGGCGGGGCTCTTCCGGACCCCGTTCGTCGGAATGATGCTGCGGGGTACCGGGCAGATCCCCGTCTACCGGGAGACGACCAACGCGCTGGACGCGTTCCGCGCCGCCGTCGACGCCATCGAGCGGGGCGAATGCGTCGCCTTCTACCCCGAGGGCACCCTCACCCGCGACCCCGACATGTGGCCGATGGCGGGCAAGACCGGCGCCGCCCGCGTGGCGCTGATGACCAGGGCACCGGTCATCCCCGTCGCCCAGTGGGGCGCCAATCTCGCGATGCCGCCGTACGCCAAGGAGAACAAGCTCCGGCTGTTCCCCCGCAAGACCCTCATCGTGCAGGCGGGACCGCCCGTCGACCTCAGCCGTTTCTACGCACTGGAGCCGACCCCCGAAGTGCTGCGGCAGGCCACCGAGGTCATCATGGCCGCGATCACCGCCCAGCTGGAGGACGTACGCGGCGAGAAGGCCCCCGCAGAGCTCTACGATCACCGCAAAGCCCGTGCTGAACTACGGCGCAAGGCCCAGGGAAAGGGACCCACGTGACGCACCCCGTCAAAGCAGCCGTCTTCGGAACCGGCTCATGGGGTACGGCTTTCGCCGTGATCCTCGCCGACGCGGGATGCGAGGTCACCCTCTGGGGCCGCCGCGCCGAAGTCGCCGAGGCCATCAACACCACCCGTACCAACCCGGACTACCTGCCGGGCATCGAACTCCCCGCATCGGTACGGGCCACCACCGATGCCGCCGAGG is a genomic window of Streptomyces sp. NBC_01237 containing:
- a CDS encoding lysophospholipid acyltransferase family protein, with product MSRRRIGFWYRLAAFIAKPPLVVLFKRDWRGTEHIPADGGFITAVNHNSYLDPLSYGHFQYNTGRVPRLLAKAGLFRTPFVGMMLRGTGQIPVYRETTNALDAFRAAVDAIERGECVAFYPEGTLTRDPDMWPMAGKTGAARVALMTRAPVIPVAQWGANLAMPPYAKENKLRLFPRKTLIVQAGPPVDLSRFYALEPTPEVLRQATEVIMAAITAQLEDVRGEKAPAELYDHRKARAELRRKAQGKGPT